The proteins below come from a single Mycolicibacterium sp. TY81 genomic window:
- a CDS encoding glycoside hydrolase family 15 protein, producing MVLPQTDKSGQSSDPGHILANGHGIPHLAAAGDDSLTGGAISTAVRTPFPPIADYAFLSDCENTCLISSAGSVEWMCVPRPDSPSVFGSILDRGAGHFRLAPYGVTVPSARRYLPGSLILETTWQTHTGWAIVRDALVMGPWHDIETRSRTHRRTPMDWDAEHILLRTVRCVSGTVEFVMSCEPSFDYHRESATWEYSAAAYGEAIARAGKNPEAHPTLRLTTNLRIGLEGHEARARTRLTEGDKVFVALSWSKHPSPQTFDEASDKMWKTSEAWRQWINVGDFPDHPWRSYLQRSALTLKGLTYSPTGALLAASTTSLPETPHGERNWDYRYSWIRDSTFALWGLYTLGLDREADDFFSFIADVSGANNGERHPLQVMYGVGGERSLVEEELHHLSGYDYSRPVRIGNGAYNQMQHDIWGTMLDSVYLHAKSREQIPEMLWPVLKNQVEEAIKHWKEPDRGIWEVRGEPQHFTSSKIMCWVALDRGSKLAELQGEKSYAQQWRAIADEIKADVLAHGVDKRGVLTQRYGDDALDASLLLAILTRFLPADDPRVRATVMAIAEELTEEGLVLRYRTEETDDGLSGEEGTFTICSFWLVSALVEIGEVSRARHLCEKLLSFASPLHLYAEEIEPRTGRHLGNFPQAFTHLALINAVVHVIRAEEEADSSGVFQPANAPM from the coding sequence ATGGTGCTGCCACAAACGGACAAGTCGGGCCAATCCAGCGACCCAGGCCACATCCTGGCGAACGGCCACGGGATTCCTCACCTCGCCGCAGCGGGCGACGATTCACTGACTGGCGGTGCGATCTCGACGGCGGTCCGCACGCCGTTTCCACCCATCGCGGATTACGCCTTCCTCTCCGACTGCGAGAACACCTGCCTGATCTCGTCCGCGGGCTCCGTGGAGTGGATGTGCGTGCCGCGGCCGGACTCCCCCAGCGTCTTCGGCTCGATCCTGGACCGCGGTGCCGGCCACTTCCGCCTGGCGCCCTACGGGGTGACGGTGCCGTCGGCGCGGCGGTACCTGCCGGGCTCGCTCATCCTGGAGACCACCTGGCAGACGCACACCGGCTGGGCCATCGTGCGCGACGCCCTCGTGATGGGGCCGTGGCACGACATCGAGACCCGGTCCCGCACACACCGTCGCACCCCGATGGACTGGGACGCCGAGCACATCCTGCTGCGCACCGTCCGCTGCGTCAGCGGCACCGTCGAGTTCGTCATGAGCTGCGAGCCGTCGTTCGACTACCACCGAGAGAGCGCGACGTGGGAGTACTCGGCCGCGGCCTACGGCGAGGCGATCGCGCGGGCGGGCAAGAACCCGGAGGCGCACCCGACCCTGCGGCTGACCACGAACCTGCGGATCGGTCTGGAGGGCCACGAAGCGCGGGCCCGGACGCGGCTGACCGAGGGTGACAAGGTTTTCGTCGCGCTGTCGTGGTCCAAGCACCCGTCGCCGCAGACCTTCGACGAGGCCTCCGACAAGATGTGGAAGACCAGCGAGGCCTGGCGGCAGTGGATCAACGTCGGCGACTTCCCGGACCATCCGTGGCGGTCGTACCTGCAGCGCAGCGCGCTGACGCTGAAGGGCCTGACGTACTCCCCGACCGGCGCGCTGCTGGCCGCGAGCACCACGTCGCTGCCGGAAACCCCTCACGGCGAACGGAACTGGGATTACCGGTACTCGTGGATCCGGGACTCCACGTTCGCGCTGTGGGGTCTGTACACCCTGGGGCTGGACCGTGAGGCCGACGACTTCTTCTCGTTCATCGCCGACGTGTCCGGCGCCAACAACGGTGAGCGCCATCCCCTTCAGGTGATGTACGGCGTCGGCGGCGAACGCAGCCTGGTCGAGGAAGAACTGCACCACCTGTCCGGCTACGACTATTCGCGGCCGGTCCGGATCGGCAACGGCGCCTACAACCAGATGCAGCACGACATCTGGGGCACCATGCTCGATTCGGTGTACCTGCACGCCAAATCCCGTGAGCAGATTCCCGAGATGCTGTGGCCGGTGCTGAAAAATCAAGTGGAAGAAGCGATCAAGCACTGGAAGGAACCCGACCGCGGCATCTGGGAGGTGCGCGGCGAGCCGCAGCACTTCACCTCCAGCAAGATCATGTGCTGGGTGGCATTGGATCGCGGCTCGAAACTCGCTGAGCTGCAAGGCGAAAAGTCGTACGCGCAGCAGTGGCGTGCGATCGCCGACGAGATCAAGGCCGACGTCCTGGCCCACGGTGTCGACAAGCGCGGCGTGCTGACCCAGCGGTACGGCGACGACGCGCTCGATGCCTCACTGCTGCTGGCGATCCTCACCCGGTTCCTGCCGGCCGACGACCCGCGGGTGCGCGCGACGGTGATGGCCATCGCCGAAGAGCTCACCGAGGAAGGGCTGGTACTGCGCTACCGCACCGAGGAGACCGACGACGGATTGTCCGGCGAGGAAGGCACTTTCACGATCTGCTCGTTCTGGCTGGTGTCTGCGCTGGTCGAGATCGGCGAGGTGAGCCGGGCCCGGCACCTCTGCGAGAAACTGCTGTCGTTCGCCAGCCCGCTGCACCTGTACGCCGAGGAGATCGAACCGCGCACCGGCCGGCACCTGGGCAACTTCCCGCAGGCGTTCACGCACCTGGCGTTGATCAACGCCGTCGTGCACGTCATCCGCGCCGAAGAGGAAGCCGACAGCAGCGGGGTGTTCCAGCCCGCGAACGCGCCGATGTAG
- a CDS encoding thioester domain-containing protein, whose translation MPSSSLLAPTRTAVTVRRTVRRDAEITRMTRYRGGTYSPTVDTVVFTDGTTARTDLIRLNPNIDAYSLDFLGVAPTRPSQYRPANWSAVPNVAARAFEAEVDWIIRNSYPTLGTVELSRRVRGAGHLSGDAHLAEHEAIAATQAAIWHFTNGLRLDNRPLNVPVAITTEPGAITFEFDGEPQLGSYTVELTSDAAVSLVLQKSVDGTSWREVAASGLNVGAGYGRHRRGIGVGATASDSRPGRQHRGYRFYRLQILADNGAFVDIEDVRFTLHGSGHYRNAERVVALYNYLVAGAEAARSLTVVPRLTADRAVVADVVGPFRFEATDAATLAAAGGTLVDAAGGSISAPVAPGSDVYLRPAPQVRRVTITASVPAAQNGFGGRVITGVAHDSSLTPVALAVPTPTVIDFELTF comes from the coding sequence ATGCCCTCCTCCTCTCTGCTCGCCCCCACCCGCACTGCCGTCACGGTCCGCCGGACCGTGCGCCGGGACGCCGAGATCACCCGGATGACCCGCTACCGCGGCGGCACCTATTCGCCGACCGTCGATACCGTGGTGTTCACCGACGGAACGACGGCGCGCACCGACCTGATCCGGCTGAACCCGAACATCGACGCGTACTCGCTGGACTTCCTCGGCGTGGCCCCCACCCGGCCGTCCCAGTACCGGCCGGCGAACTGGTCGGCGGTCCCCAACGTGGCAGCGCGTGCCTTCGAGGCCGAGGTCGACTGGATCATCCGCAACTCGTACCCCACCCTGGGTACGGTCGAGCTGAGCCGCCGGGTACGCGGGGCGGGCCACCTGAGCGGTGACGCCCACCTGGCCGAGCACGAGGCCATCGCCGCGACGCAGGCCGCGATCTGGCATTTCACCAACGGCCTGCGCCTGGACAACCGTCCCCTCAACGTGCCGGTCGCGATCACCACGGAACCAGGTGCCATCACCTTCGAATTCGACGGCGAACCCCAATTGGGCAGCTACACAGTCGAATTGACGAGCGACGCCGCCGTCTCGCTGGTGCTGCAGAAATCGGTCGACGGGACGTCATGGCGCGAAGTGGCCGCATCGGGACTCAACGTCGGGGCGGGCTACGGGCGTCACCGCCGGGGCATCGGGGTCGGTGCCACCGCGTCGGACAGCCGCCCGGGCCGTCAACACCGCGGGTACCGCTTCTACCGTCTGCAGATTCTCGCCGACAACGGGGCGTTCGTCGACATCGAAGACGTGCGCTTCACGCTCCATGGGTCCGGCCACTACCGCAACGCCGAACGCGTTGTCGCGCTGTACAACTACCTCGTGGCCGGTGCCGAGGCGGCACGGAGCCTGACGGTGGTGCCGCGGCTCACCGCCGACCGCGCAGTGGTCGCCGATGTGGTGGGACCCTTCCGGTTCGAGGCCACCGACGCCGCGACGCTCGCCGCCGCCGGCGGCACCCTCGTCGACGCGGCCGGGGGGTCGATCTCCGCCCCGGTCGCCCCCGGCAGCGACGTCTACCTGCGGCCAGCACCACAGGTTCGGCGGGTGACCATCACCGCGAGTGTGCCTGCGGCACAGAACGGTTTCGGCGGCCGCGTCATCACCGGGGTGGCGCACGACAGCAGCCTGACGCCCGTCGCACTCGCGGTGCCGACCCCGACCGTCATCGACTTCGAACTCACCTTCTAG
- a CDS encoding Ms4533A family Cys-rich leader peptide, with protein MHAASGTTEGHILALIAVGTRAVADVACCR; from the coding sequence ATGCACGCAGCGTCCGGCACAACCGAGGGCCACATCCTGGCCCTCATTGCCGTGGGTACCCGCGCTGTTGCTGACGTCGCCTGTTGTCGCTGA